One segment of Agromyces albus DNA contains the following:
- the ftsX gene encoding permease-like cell division protein FtsX: protein MRIGLVLSEAASGLRRNASMVVSVVLVTFISLTFVGTAALLQLQIGQMKNYWYDRAQVAVYLCTAVSTTAGCTDGEATDEQQAAIQQQLESETLAPFIDEFYFEDHEQAYENFQEQFAGTPAADYVTPEVLNETFWVNLVEPSQSAVLVESLAGMAGVEQVVDQRSYLDQIFDVLNAASYTAIAIASIMLVAAALLIATTIRLSAFSRRRELGIMRLVGASNRFIQTPFILEGVFAGLIGSLLAGGAVVAVVEFFVQGYLADNLSFTFVDLTDALIVVPLLILVGVLLAAVSAGVAITRYLKV, encoded by the coding sequence ATGAGGATCGGTCTCGTGCTCTCGGAGGCGGCCAGCGGCCTCCGCCGCAACGCCTCGATGGTGGTCTCGGTCGTGCTCGTCACGTTCATCTCGCTCACGTTCGTGGGCACCGCCGCCTTGCTGCAGTTGCAGATCGGCCAGATGAAGAACTACTGGTACGACCGCGCGCAAGTGGCGGTGTATCTCTGCACGGCCGTGTCGACCACGGCAGGCTGCACCGACGGTGAGGCTACCGACGAGCAGCAGGCGGCGATCCAGCAGCAGCTCGAGTCCGAGACGCTCGCCCCGTTCATCGACGAGTTCTACTTCGAAGACCACGAGCAGGCGTACGAGAACTTCCAGGAGCAGTTCGCCGGCACGCCCGCAGCCGACTATGTGACGCCCGAAGTGCTCAACGAGACGTTCTGGGTGAACCTCGTCGAGCCCTCGCAATCCGCGGTGCTCGTCGAGAGCCTCGCGGGCATGGCCGGAGTCGAGCAAGTGGTCGACCAACGAAGTTACCTCGACCAGATCTTCGACGTGCTGAACGCGGCGAGCTACACGGCGATCGCGATCGCGTCGATCATGCTCGTCGCGGCCGCGCTGCTGATCGCCACCACGATTCGGCTCTCGGCATTCTCGCGACGGCGCGAGCTCGGCATCATGCGGCTCGTCGGGGCATCCAACCGCTTCATCCAGACGCCCTTCATACTCGAGGGGGTGTTCGCAGGGCTCATCGGTTCGCTGCTGGCGGGCGGAGCGGTCGTCGCGGTCGTGGAGTTCTTCGTGCAGGGCTACCTGGCCGATAACCTGTCGTTCACGTTCGTCGACCTCACCGACGCGCTCATCGTGGTGCCGCTGCTCATCCTCGTGGGGGTGCTGCTCGCGGCGGTCTCGGCGGGCGTCGCGATCACCCGCTACCTCAAGGTCTGA
- the ftsE gene encoding cell division ATP-binding protein FtsE, with protein MIRFDAVTKTYPGQARPALNDLGVEILRSEFVFLVGASGSGKSTFLRLILKEDKPTRGSIHVLGQDLGSISSRKVPYFRRDLGVVFQDFRLLPNKSVFENVAFTLRVIGKSRGFIQSAVPETLKLVGLDGKGKRMPHELSGGEQQRVAIARAIVNKPQILLADEPTGNLDPVTSAGIMTLLERINAGGTTVVMATHEAGIVDQMQRRVIELVAGDIVRDERSSGYGASLPDSGDEAKAPTDEPITSAAPKVPIEVMREAQPLYVEPEVHDDVTDAAAAITAAATASVPITPAADDDAAPSTGKRPARPGSKPDATAHEHLTLAERLGLRAPGGPREGDDDQEVGPTK; from the coding sequence ATGATCCGTTTCGACGCTGTGACCAAGACCTACCCGGGCCAGGCGAGGCCCGCGCTGAACGACCTCGGGGTGGAGATCCTCCGCAGCGAGTTCGTGTTCCTCGTCGGCGCATCCGGTTCCGGCAAGTCGACCTTCCTGCGGCTCATCCTCAAAGAGGATAAGCCCACGCGCGGCTCCATCCACGTGCTCGGCCAAGACCTCGGCTCGATCTCGAGCCGGAAGGTGCCCTACTTCCGTCGCGACCTCGGCGTCGTGTTCCAGGACTTCCGCCTGCTGCCGAACAAGTCGGTCTTCGAGAACGTCGCATTCACCCTGCGGGTCATCGGCAAGTCGCGCGGCTTCATCCAGTCGGCTGTTCCCGAGACGCTGAAGCTCGTCGGTCTCGACGGCAAGGGCAAGCGGATGCCGCACGAGCTCTCGGGCGGCGAGCAGCAGCGTGTCGCGATCGCGCGCGCCATCGTCAACAAGCCGCAGATCCTCCTCGCCGACGAGCCCACGGGAAACCTCGACCCGGTCACGAGCGCCGGCATCATGACCCTGCTCGAGCGCATCAACGCGGGCGGCACCACCGTGGTCATGGCCACGCACGAGGCGGGCATCGTCGACCAGATGCAGCGTCGCGTCATCGAGCTCGTCGCGGGCGACATCGTGCGCGACGAGCGCAGCTCCGGCTACGGCGCGTCGCTGCCCGACTCGGGCGACGAAGCCAAGGCGCCCACCGACGAGCCGATCACGTCGGCCGCGCCCAAGGTGCCCATCGAGGTCATGCGCGAGGCGCAGCCGCTCTACGTCGAACCCGAGGTGCACGATGACGTGACGGATGCCGCGGCCGCCATCACGGCCGCAGCGACCGCATCGGTGCCCATCACGCCGGCAGCTGACGACGACGCGGCGCCTTCGACGGGCAAACGACCGGCGAGGCCCGGCTCGAAGCCCGATGCAACGGCACACGAACATCTGACGCTCGCGGAGCGGCTCGGCCTTCGGGCCCCGGGCGGCCCGCGCGAAGGCGACGACGACCAGGAAGTGGGGCCGACCAAATGA
- a CDS encoding gamma-glutamyl-gamma-aminobutyrate hydrolase family protein produces the protein MTVPVIGLVADRKAVTSGAWVDIPNDGLPHRYVAALEQAGAAPLLIPSLDVHIAEPERVLDRIDGLFLPGGRDLDADIYGSEAHPTNDPPLRVRDELEIALTRLAHARGMPVFGACRGLQVLNVAMGGTLEQHLGDRVDLAIHRDIIGKYTPHHVTIEPGSLLSTLTHELSFEIASHHHQGVGELGEGLVVSATAPDGVIEAIESSDGSFCLGVQWHPEERLDPEGLWLIGAFVAAARKRASE, from the coding sequence ATGACCGTTCCCGTCATCGGCCTCGTCGCCGACCGTAAGGCAGTGACGTCGGGCGCCTGGGTTGACATCCCGAACGACGGCTTGCCGCACCGATACGTCGCTGCTCTCGAGCAGGCGGGTGCCGCACCGCTGCTCATCCCGAGCCTCGACGTGCACATCGCCGAACCCGAGCGCGTTCTCGACCGCATCGACGGCCTGTTCCTGCCCGGCGGTCGCGACCTCGATGCGGACATCTACGGCAGCGAGGCGCACCCGACGAACGACCCGCCGCTGCGCGTGCGCGATGAGCTCGAAATTGCCCTCACGCGCCTGGCGCACGCTCGGGGCATGCCCGTCTTCGGTGCCTGCCGAGGCCTCCAGGTGCTCAACGTGGCGATGGGCGGCACGCTCGAGCAGCACCTCGGCGACCGCGTCGATCTCGCGATTCACCGAGACATCATCGGCAAGTACACCCCACACCACGTGACGATCGAGCCGGGCTCGTTGCTGAGCACGCTCACGCACGAGCTGTCGTTCGAGATCGCCTCACACCACCACCAGGGCGTCGGCGAACTCGGCGAGGGCCTCGTCGTCTCCGCGACCGCTCCCGACGGCGTCATCGAGGCGATCGAATCCTCCGACGGCTCCTTCTGCCTCGGCGTGCAGTGGCACCCCGAGGAACGCCTCGATCCCGAGGGACTCTGGCTCATCGGGGCGTTCGTCGCCGCAGCCCGCAAGAGGGCGAGCGAGTGA
- the prfB gene encoding peptide chain release factor 2 — protein MLDLDLTQEIAALRSTFRDIRSVVDVDSLQSEIERLSALAGAPDLWDDTDNAQKVTSALSHRQSELARVKSIESRLDDLEVLIELANEAEDEESALESRAELESLQKTIGQLEVQTLLDGEWDNRPAVITIRAGAGGVDAADFAEMLMRMYLRWAEKHNYSAKVMDTSYAEEAGIKSATFEIDAPYAFGTLSVEAGTHRLVRMSPFGQAGKRQTSFAAVEVIPLMEETEAIEIPENDIRVDVFRSSGPGGQSVNTTDSAVRLTHLPTGTVVSMQNEKSQIQNRAAAMRVLQSRLLLLQKEQEAAQKKELAGTITASWGDQMRSYVLAPYQMVKDLRTEHEVNNPSAVFDGDLDGFIAAGIKWRKQKQD, from the coding sequence ATGTTGGATCTTGACCTCACGCAGGAGATCGCCGCGCTGCGCTCCACTTTCCGCGACATCCGCTCCGTCGTCGACGTCGACTCACTTCAGTCGGAGATCGAGCGGCTCTCAGCGCTCGCCGGAGCGCCCGACCTCTGGGACGACACCGACAACGCCCAGAAGGTGACGAGCGCGCTCAGCCACCGCCAGTCCGAGCTCGCGCGCGTGAAGAGCATCGAGTCCCGCCTCGATGACCTCGAGGTGCTCATCGAGCTCGCGAACGAGGCCGAAGACGAAGAGAGCGCACTCGAGTCGCGCGCCGAGCTCGAGTCGCTGCAGAAGACGATCGGCCAACTCGAGGTGCAGACCCTGCTCGACGGCGAGTGGGACAATCGCCCCGCGGTGATCACGATCCGCGCCGGCGCCGGCGGCGTCGACGCTGCCGACTTCGCCGAGATGCTCATGCGCATGTACCTGCGCTGGGCCGAGAAGCACAACTACTCCGCCAAGGTCATGGACACGAGCTACGCCGAAGAGGCGGGCATCAAGTCGGCCACCTTCGAGATCGATGCGCCCTATGCGTTCGGCACCCTCTCCGTCGAGGCGGGCACGCATCGCCTCGTGCGCATGAGCCCGTTCGGCCAGGCCGGCAAGCGCCAGACCAGCTTCGCGGCGGTCGAGGTCATCCCGCTCATGGAGGAGACCGAGGCGATCGAGATCCCCGAGAACGACATCCGCGTCGACGTGTTCCGCTCGAGCGGTCCCGGCGGCCAGTCGGTGAACACCACCGACTCGGCGGTGCGCCTCACCCACCTCCCCACCGGCACCGTCGTCTCGATGCAGAACGAGAAGTCGCAGATCCAGAACCGCGCCGCCGCCATGCGCGTGCTGCAGTCACGGCTGCTCCTGCTCCAGAAGGAGCAAGAGGCTGCGCAGAAGAAAGAGCTCGCGGGCACCATCACCGCGAGCTGGGGCGACCAGATGCGCTCCTACGTGCTCGCGCCGTACCAGATGGTGAAAGACCTTCGCACCGAACACGAGGTGAACAACCCGTCCGCCGTCTTCGACGGCGACCTCGACGGGTTCATCGCCGCCGGCATCAAGTGGCGCAAGCAGAAGCAGGACTGA
- a CDS encoding MFS transporter yields MTDTTPPYSWRAIILPAYLPTLLFSLGEGAMIPVIPVVATERGASLALAGLIAAMLMVGELVGDLPAGWLVARIGERNAMMGGALLAVIAVLIALAAPTTFALAIGVFLLGLATAVFGLARHAFLTSYVPERTRARALSTLAGVFRGGHAAGPFVAAALIAWTGSAEIVFWVLVASSFAVVVVLLVLPDPERVFGAARLARAASVSGEPLTEGEAEADAASHGVFRAIVTHRGVLARIGSGVGLLAAIRASRTVIIPLWAVSIGMPPETAALVIGVAAAIDFALFYVSGQIMDRFGRLWSAVPGLIGLGTGHLVLALTHDLPGNEVWFAVVAVLLGVANGLSSGVILTLGADLAPKMNPAPFLGAFRTIGDAGGAAAPLIVAGVTSLVSIMAASATMGVLGLVGAVVMWRYIPRYVPRRPHRPYSSGG; encoded by the coding sequence ATGACCGACACCACGCCTCCGTACTCCTGGCGTGCGATCATCCTCCCGGCCTACCTGCCGACCCTGCTGTTCTCGCTCGGCGAGGGCGCGATGATCCCGGTTATCCCCGTGGTCGCCACCGAGCGCGGCGCGTCGCTCGCACTCGCCGGGCTCATCGCCGCGATGCTCATGGTCGGTGAGCTCGTCGGCGACCTGCCGGCGGGGTGGCTCGTGGCGCGCATCGGCGAGCGCAACGCGATGATGGGCGGAGCGCTCCTCGCGGTCATCGCCGTGCTCATCGCGCTCGCCGCGCCCACGACGTTCGCGCTCGCCATCGGCGTCTTCCTGCTCGGCCTCGCGACGGCGGTGTTCGGCCTGGCCCGGCACGCGTTCCTCACGAGCTACGTGCCAGAACGCACCCGGGCGCGGGCGCTCTCGACGCTCGCGGGCGTCTTCCGCGGTGGCCACGCGGCGGGCCCGTTCGTCGCCGCTGCCCTCATCGCGTGGACCGGCTCCGCAGAGATCGTGTTCTGGGTGCTCGTCGCGAGCTCGTTCGCGGTCGTCGTGGTGCTGCTCGTGCTGCCCGACCCCGAGCGCGTGTTCGGCGCGGCTCGGCTCGCGCGCGCGGCATCCGTTTCGGGTGAACCGCTCACCGAAGGCGAAGCCGAAGCGGATGCCGCGTCGCACGGCGTCTTCCGTGCGATCGTCACGCATCGCGGGGTGCTCGCCCGCATCGGCAGCGGCGTCGGACTGCTCGCCGCGATCCGCGCGAGCCGCACCGTCATTATTCCGCTCTGGGCGGTGTCGATCGGGATGCCGCCCGAGACGGCCGCGCTCGTGATCGGCGTTGCGGCGGCGATCGACTTCGCGCTGTTCTACGTGAGCGGCCAGATCATGGACCGCTTCGGCCGGCTCTGGAGCGCGGTGCCCGGGCTCATCGGCCTCGGCACCGGCCACCTCGTGCTCGCGCTCACGCATGACCTGCCCGGCAATGAGGTGTGGTTCGCCGTGGTCGCGGTGCTGCTCGGCGTGGCGAACGGGCTCTCGAGCGGGGTCATCCTCACGCTCGGCGCCGACCTCGCGCCGAAGATGAACCCGGCACCGTTCCTCGGCGCCTTCCGCACAATCGGCGACGCCGGCGGGGCGGCGGCGCCACTCATCGTCGCGGGCGTGACGTCGCTGGTGTCGATCATGGCGGCGAGCGCCACGATGGGCGTGCTCGGGCTCGTCGGCGCGGTGGTCATGTGGCGGTACATCCCGCGATACGTGCCGCGTCGGCCGCACCGGCCCTACTCGTCGGGCGGGTAG
- a CDS encoding peroxiredoxin-like family protein, translating to MTDLDELVRAAEARWLAAFESGPTEPPSRVLVRGDTAPDAELVDSSGAPRRLSEFWAAGPALVMFWRHFGCSCGMDRAHRLVEELDDYHAAGLRVVIVGQGEPERAAAYASKHGITVPLLVDPSADVYRAYGVGHYQPEQALFDAPAEYLAHSRETGQSFLEARREQGRPPVDDPWRAAAEFVIDQAGIVRLGYSYQYCEDFPDPRVLTAAARLAQSPGG from the coding sequence ATGACGGATCTCGATGAACTTGTCAGAGCAGCAGAGGCGCGTTGGCTGGCTGCCTTCGAATCAGGCCCGACCGAACCGCCGAGTCGTGTGCTCGTCCGTGGCGATACGGCTCCCGACGCCGAACTCGTCGACTCGAGCGGTGCGCCGCGACGGCTTTCGGAGTTCTGGGCTGCGGGCCCTGCGCTCGTGATGTTCTGGCGTCACTTCGGCTGCAGCTGCGGCATGGATCGCGCTCATCGGCTCGTCGAGGAGCTCGACGACTACCACGCCGCCGGCCTTCGGGTCGTGATCGTGGGCCAAGGCGAGCCCGAGCGCGCGGCCGCGTACGCGTCGAAGCACGGCATCACCGTGCCGCTTCTCGTCGACCCGAGCGCCGACGTGTACCGGGCGTACGGCGTCGGCCACTACCAACCCGAGCAGGCGCTGTTCGACGCGCCCGCGGAGTACCTCGCACACTCACGCGAAACCGGCCAGAGCTTCCTCGAGGCTCGGCGCGAGCAAGGCCGGCCGCCCGTCGACGACCCCTGGCGGGCGGCGGCGGAATTCGTGATCGATCAGGCCGGCATCGTGCGGTTGGGCTACTCGTACCAGTACTGCGAGGACTTCCCCGACCCGCGGGTGCTCACCGCCGCGGCTCGGCTCGCGCAGAGCCCAGGCGGGTAG
- a CDS encoding PPOX class F420-dependent oxidoreductase encodes MTIQTTIEISDHFTRILSAPVFGHLATVRPDGSVQVNPMWFEFDGDAGVIRFTHTTKRAKFRHLQANPLMTLEAIDPANAFKYVEVRGRLTEVIADPEGAFYVHLGQRYGNPDQEAPADKDDRVILVMSVEKVNGR; translated from the coding sequence ATGACGATTCAGACCACCATCGAGATCTCCGATCACTTCACTCGCATCCTCTCCGCGCCGGTCTTCGGCCACCTCGCCACGGTGCGGCCCGACGGCAGCGTGCAGGTGAACCCCATGTGGTTCGAGTTCGACGGCGACGCCGGCGTCATCCGTTTCACCCACACGACGAAGCGCGCGAAGTTCCGCCACCTGCAGGCAAATCCCCTCATGACGCTCGAGGCGATCGATCCGGCGAACGCCTTCAAGTACGTCGAGGTGCGCGGGCGTCTCACCGAGGTGATCGCCGACCCGGAGGGCGCGTTCTACGTGCACCTCGGACAGCGCTACGGCAACCCCGATCAAGAGGCGCCCGCCGACAAGGACGACCGCGTCATCCTCGTGATGAGCGTCGAGAAGGTCAACGGTCGCTGA
- a CDS encoding pilus assembly protein TadG-related protein: MIRRIRGALDRDDERGSTLLLTIFYCFLGLSLVMVVVSATSLYLERKRLFTLADGAALAGAEAWSLDTVRIDDDRLSLELDSAGVSEAVVEYLGDAARSLEDVSVIRAASDDGQSATVTLRGVWYAPVHTELVPVAVPIEVTATARSVFH; this comes from the coding sequence ATGATCCGGCGCATTCGCGGGGCACTCGACCGTGACGACGAGCGGGGGTCCACGCTGCTCCTCACGATCTTCTATTGCTTCCTCGGGCTCTCGCTCGTGATGGTCGTGGTCTCGGCGACGTCGCTGTACCTCGAGCGCAAACGGCTCTTCACGCTCGCCGACGGCGCGGCGCTCGCGGGAGCCGAGGCGTGGAGCCTCGATACGGTGCGCATCGACGACGATCGCCTCTCGCTCGAACTCGACTCCGCCGGTGTCAGCGAAGCGGTCGTCGAATACCTGGGCGATGCCGCGCGCAGCCTCGAGGATGTCTCCGTCATTCGGGCGGCATCCGACGATGGCCAGAGTGCGACGGTCACGCTGCGGGGCGTCTGGTACGCGCCGGTCCACACTGAGCTTGTGCCGGTGGCGGTGCCGATCGAGGTGACAGCGACTGCTCGCTCGGTGTTCCACTGA
- a CDS encoding TadE/TadG family type IV pilus assembly protein codes for MLAALARDERGSAVAEFTLVGVLLTVLALAVVQLALALHVRNTLLDAAAEGARYAALAGSSADDGVARTQDLISTAISAEYAQDVAAAHSSIGGVPVVAVTVRAALPVIGLLGLERGLEVTGHAAVESLD; via the coding sequence GTGCTCGCCGCGCTCGCGCGCGACGAACGTGGTTCCGCTGTGGCAGAGTTCACGCTCGTCGGGGTGCTCCTCACCGTGCTCGCGCTCGCCGTGGTGCAGCTCGCGCTGGCGCTGCACGTGCGCAACACGCTCCTCGATGCAGCGGCGGAGGGGGCGAGGTACGCCGCGCTCGCCGGTTCATCCGCCGACGACGGCGTCGCTCGTACGCAAGACCTCATCAGCACCGCGATCTCGGCGGAGTATGCGCAGGATGTCGCGGCGGCGCATTCCTCGATCGGCGGCGTGCCGGTGGTCGCCGTGACCGTTCGCGCGGCGCTGCCGGTCATCGGCTTGCTCGGTCTCGAACGTGGGTTGGAGGTGACGGGGCATGCGGCGGTCGAGTCGCTCGACTGA
- a CDS encoding type II secretion system F family protein, with protein MVPLNAIGAIGVLLGAVLGLGMWLIVSAVPRIGRPRLVERVAPYVADISSEARAILERRPSDPTPVLGVMVTPAVRWLRRMLSEWLGGNETIARRLRQAGSTSSVERFRGEQLAWSAAAFVIALALALLSPAFGTLPSVVRIAMPFLAAALGAVLRDWMLQRRARRRLSRISDELPTVLEFLTLSLTAGEGMLDAIRRIAKAGSGELPREFAGVVASVSTGVPLGQALAELRDGIDHPALSRALDQVLGALDRGAPLAGVLRSQAGDAREEAKRTIIELAGRKEIAMLVPLIFLILPVTVAFALFPGYLVLQTGF; from the coding sequence ATGGTTCCACTGAACGCGATCGGTGCGATCGGCGTGCTCCTCGGTGCCGTGCTCGGGCTCGGCATGTGGCTCATCGTCTCCGCTGTGCCGCGCATCGGCAGACCTCGGCTCGTCGAGCGCGTCGCGCCGTACGTCGCCGACATCTCGAGCGAGGCACGAGCCATCCTCGAACGCCGGCCCAGCGATCCCACGCCGGTGCTCGGTGTGATGGTCACGCCGGCCGTCAGGTGGCTTCGTCGGATGCTCTCGGAGTGGCTCGGAGGGAACGAGACGATCGCGCGTCGGTTACGGCAGGCCGGGTCGACCTCGAGCGTCGAGCGGTTCCGCGGCGAACAGCTCGCTTGGAGCGCGGCGGCATTCGTGATCGCACTGGCGCTCGCCCTGCTGTCGCCGGCGTTCGGCACGCTGCCATCGGTCGTCCGCATCGCGATGCCATTCCTCGCGGCGGCACTCGGCGCCGTCTTGCGCGATTGGATGCTGCAACGCCGCGCGCGACGTCGGTTGTCGCGCATCTCCGACGAGCTGCCGACGGTGCTCGAGTTCCTCACCCTCAGCCTCACCGCCGGCGAAGGAATGCTCGACGCGATCCGACGCATCGCGAAGGCCGGGTCGGGGGAGCTTCCGCGCGAGTTCGCCGGCGTCGTGGCCTCCGTCAGCACCGGCGTTCCGCTCGGCCAGGCGCTCGCCGAGCTCCGCGACGGAATCGACCACCCGGCTCTCTCTCGTGCGCTCGACCAGGTGCTCGGCGCGCTCGATCGCGGTGCGCCGCTCGCCGGCGTGCTGCGTTCGCAAGCGGGCGACGCGCGCGAGGAGGCGAAGCGCACGATCATCGAGCTCGCCGGCCGCAAGGAAATAGCCATGCTTGTGCCCCTGATCTTCTTGATCCTTCCGGTCACGGTCGCGTTCGCGCTGTTCCCGGGATACCTCGTGTTGCAGACGGGGTTCTGA